One window of Candidatus Beckwithbacteria bacterium genomic DNA carries:
- the atpG gene encoding ATP synthase F1 subunit gamma, with the protein MSSAKIIKRRIRSSKNIAQITKAMEMVSASKMRRAQEMALSSRPYAQKMVEIITALAAKTKDQIEHFLLKDPRAHWPVELPFNILIVLLSTDKSFCGGLNTNLFRGLELWLKDLKTHYQLPVNPKLTFITIGRKAKEHILKSNRLLLAEFGQFGDRPKFSDIVPVAKMIMEGFRKNEFQMAFVVYMEFISTISQKIKAEQLLPIRAEEITGLEKSPTGYLFEPQPAEIFAVLLPQYIELRLYHTLVESVASEHSARMVAMKNANENALEIVSDLTLEYNQVRQARITNELLDVVSARMALE; encoded by the coding sequence ATGAGTTCCGCCAAAATTATTAAGCGCCGCATTCGTTCTTCTAAAAATATTGCCCAAATTACCAAGGCCATGGAAATGGTTTCTGCTTCCAAGATGCGCCGGGCCCAGGAAATGGCCCTCTCTTCCCGACCTTATGCTCAAAAAATGGTGGAAATTATTACTGCCCTGGCTGCGAAAACCAAAGACCAGATTGAGCATTTTTTATTAAAAGATCCCCGGGCTCATTGGCCTGTCGAACTCCCTTTTAATATCTTAATCGTTCTGCTTTCCACTGATAAATCCTTTTGCGGCGGCCTGAATACGAACTTATTCCGCGGTTTAGAACTCTGGCTCAAAGATTTAAAAACCCACTACCAATTACCGGTTAATCCGAAACTGACCTTTATTACTATCGGCCGGAAAGCCAAAGAACATATTTTAAAAAGTAACCGTTTATTGTTAGCCGAGTTCGGCCAATTCGGCGACCGGCCTAAATTTTCGGATATCGTACCGGTCGCTAAGATGATTATGGAGGGTTTTCGGAAAAACGAGTTTCAAATGGCTTTTGTGGTTTACATGGAATTTATTTCCACTATTTCCCAAAAAATCAAAGCCGAACAACTCTTACCTATCCGCGCTGAAGAAATTACCGGCCTGGAAAAATCGCCAACCGGCTATCTTTTTGAACCGCAACCGGCCGAGATTTTTGCGGTACTCCTCCCGCAATATATTGAATTACGGCTTTACCATACTCTGGTGGAATCCGTCGCTTCCGAACATTCCGCCCGGATGGTTGCCATGAAAAACGCTAACGAGAATGCCCTGGAGATCGTTTCCGATCTCACCCTGGAATATAATCAGGTCCGCCAAGCCAGAATTACCAATGAACTTTTGGATGTCGTTAGCGCCCGGATGGCGCTGGAGTAA
- a CDS encoding SIS domain-containing protein: MNLDPLNVFGSLKFFPEQCFEAWQESSKIKFPPKYQSVKNIVVCGMGGSRFTPKTVKELFRDRITLPYEIVEDYTLPAYANADTLVILSSYSGTTEEVISCAQEAVKKSAQIIQISSRKIIDVPGYIFNPQKFNPCGQPRIGAGYLLFGHMGLLHSLGLLKIDEAEIMAAINFIRQQADRLVSQAQKLAPLLKDRHPFIITAEFLKGFGNGFANQINENAKMISDYRYISELNHHLMEGLKYPASLKKTALFIFINSKFYTPRIQKRFALTQDVVKQQSIATASINLTGPSKLTQVLEAFTLSGFATYYLSQLYGINPASIPWVDYFKKQLEK, encoded by the coding sequence ATGAACCTTGATCCTTTAAATGTTTTCGGATCCCTTAAATTTTTTCCCGAGCAGTGTTTTGAGGCTTGGCAGGAAAGTTCCAAAATTAAATTCCCCCCAAAATACCAAAGCGTTAAAAATATAGTTGTTTGCGGCATGGGTGGTTCCCGCTTTACCCCTAAAACTGTCAAAGAGCTTTTCCGTGACCGGATTACTCTGCCTTATGAAATTGTGGAGGATTATACTTTACCCGCTTACGCTAATGCTGATACTTTGGTAATTTTATCTTCTTATTCCGGTACCACTGAAGAAGTTATTAGCTGCGCTCAGGAGGCTGTAAAAAAAAGCGCCCAGATTATTCAAATCAGCAGCCGAAAAATAATTGACGTTCCCGGCTATATTTTTAATCCCCAAAAATTTAACCCTTGCGGCCAACCGCGCATCGGCGCTGGTTACTTGTTATTTGGCCACATGGGTTTATTGCATTCTTTGGGGTTGTTAAAGATTGATGAGGCAGAGATTATGGCCGCCATTAATTTTATCCGTCAACAAGCCGATCGATTAGTCAGTCAAGCCCAAAAATTAGCCCCGCTTTTAAAAGACAGGCATCCATTTATCATTACTGCCGAATTCTTAAAAGGTTTTGGTAATGGCTTTGCCAATCAAATTAACGAAAATGCCAAAATGATTTCTGACTATCGGTATATTTCCGAACTAAATCATCATTTAATGGAAGGGCTGAAATATCCGGCCAGTCTTAAAAAAACCGCCCTATTTATCTTTATTAATTCAAAATTTTATACTCCTAGGATTCAGAAACGTTTTGCTTTAACTCAGGATGTCGTTAAGCAACAGTCAATTGCTACTGCCTCAATTAATCTGACCGGCCCGTCAAAATTGACTCAGGTCTTGGAAGCCTTTACTTTATCCGGTTTTGCCACCTACTACTTGTCTCAGCTTTATGGAATTAATCCGGCCTCGATCCCTTGGGTTGACTACTTCAAGAAACAATTAGAGAAGTAG
- a CDS encoding putative metallopeptidase — MEFLLAPDIQTKVKQLVKKLSLDYLDVNSIVCFRSHGSSSRARARIWAFPRIWQIALRLKPHYCIEILAEKFDHLSANDQLKVLIHELLHIPKNFSGSLIPHGTKRSHFVNNRSVERLWHDYCHSR, encoded by the coding sequence ATGGAGTTTTTATTAGCTCCGGATATTCAAACCAAAGTTAAACAATTGGTGAAAAAACTTTCTCTTGATTATCTGGATGTAAATTCAATCGTTTGCTTTCGCAGTCACGGTTCTTCCAGCCGCGCCCGGGCCAGAATCTGGGCTTTTCCTAGGATTTGGCAGATCGCCCTACGCTTAAAGCCACACTATTGTATTGAAATCTTAGCCGAGAAATTTGATCATTTATCAGCCAATGATCAGCTAAAAGTATTGATTCATGAATTACTGCACATTCCTAAAAACTTTTCCGGCAGTTTAATCCCGCACGGGACAAAACGATCACATTTTGTTAATAATAGAAGTGTAGAAAGGTTGTGGCATGATTACTGTCATTCACGGTGA
- a CDS encoding phosphomannomutase/phosphoglucomutase, whose translation MTLDPSIFKDYDIRALVPSQLDEAGIKRIAQAITAYFKPKSVQIGRDMRLTSPQLHQAFINGFLELGVNVVDLGLIATDMLYYASATCSEDLAITISASHNPPEYNGLKIVKQGAIAVSGDSGIYQIRDLAVSEQDLIIKNIKPGTLTQRNILSGWVDHVLKFVGLGKMKPFKVVVDAGNGMAGYFMPAFSKKLPWQVTEIYYDLDGSFPHHIPSPSEEKNMQTTITKVKEVGADVGMAFDGDGDRVVLVDETGRILSGTIMSAIIAENLLQKSPKDTVLYNAIVGRVVPEIIKKYQGKAIRVRVGHTLIKEAMRQYNGLFCGEHSGHYYFRDNFFADSAIIAALLVLELISQKNIPLSQLVKQYDQYPASGEINFMVTDKQAVLKQLELHYQPLAKSIDWLDGVTFWFDSWWANIRASNTESLLRLNLEADNQTILSQKTAELVKFIESNGGKRKL comes from the coding sequence ATGACCCTCGACCCGTCTATTTTTAAAGATTACGATATTCGGGCGCTAGTTCCCTCACAACTAGATGAAGCCGGGATCAAACGAATCGCTCAAGCAATCACCGCTTATTTTAAACCTAAATCAGTCCAGATTGGCCGGGACATGCGCTTAACTTCCCCTCAACTACACCAGGCTTTTATCAATGGATTTTTAGAGCTGGGCGTTAATGTGGTTGACTTAGGATTGATTGCCACGGACATGCTTTATTATGCCAGTGCGACCTGCTCTGAAGATTTGGCAATTACCATCAGCGCTTCCCATAATCCGCCGGAATATAACGGCCTGAAAATTGTCAAACAAGGCGCCATTGCCGTTAGCGGCGACAGCGGTATTTATCAAATCCGGGATTTAGCCGTCTCTGAGCAGGATTTAATTATTAAAAATATTAAACCGGGCACCTTAACCCAAAGGAATATTTTGTCCGGCTGGGTTGACCACGTTCTAAAATTTGTTGGTCTTGGTAAAATGAAGCCGTTTAAAGTGGTCGTTGATGCCGGTAACGGTATGGCGGGCTACTTTATGCCGGCTTTTAGCAAAAAATTACCCTGGCAGGTCACCGAAATTTACTATGATTTGGATGGTAGTTTTCCGCACCACATTCCCAGCCCCAGTGAGGAAAAAAACATGCAAACTACCATTACTAAAGTTAAAGAAGTTGGGGCGGATGTCGGCATGGCTTTTGACGGTGATGGTGACCGGGTGGTTCTGGTTGACGAAACCGGCCGGATTTTATCCGGGACAATTATGTCTGCCATTATTGCTGAAAATTTACTCCAAAAAAGTCCTAAAGACACCGTGCTTTATAACGCCATTGTCGGCCGGGTAGTACCGGAAATTATTAAAAAATATCAGGGAAAAGCTATCCGTGTTCGGGTCGGCCACACTCTCATTAAAGAAGCGATGCGTCAGTACAACGGCCTATTCTGCGGTGAACACTCTGGCCATTATTATTTCCGGGACAACTTTTTTGCTGATTCCGCTATTATTGCCGCCTTACTGGTCCTGGAACTAATCTCCCAAAAAAATATCCCTCTCTCTCAATTAGTCAAACAATACGACCAGTATCCCGCTTCCGGAGAGATTAATTTTATGGTCACCGACAAACAAGCGGTTTTAAAACAATTGGAACTTCATTATCAGCCTTTGGCTAAATCAATAGACTGGCTGGACGGTGTTACTTTTTGGTTTGATTCCTGGTGGGCCAATATTCGCGCCTCCAACACCGAATCGCTGTTACGGCTTAATTTAGAGGCGGATAATCAAACAATTCTATCGCAAAAAACCGCTGAATTAGTTAAATTTATTGAAAGTAATGGAGGTAAAAGAAAATTATGA
- a CDS encoding F0F1 ATP synthase subunit delta, whose translation MKDDNRVTAIVEGIIDYLKSIKSLDLLQPISQSLQEASWIKTDPDLAKVYSRVNLTETQFKLIKTYLSNYFKRPIRVKTYLDSSIIAGFRIKIAGRIIDATINRRLEELKTKVLYD comes from the coding sequence ATGAAAGACGATAACCGGGTAACTGCCATTGTTGAAGGAATTATTGATTATTTAAAATCGATCAAGTCTCTGGATTTATTACAGCCAATCTCCCAAAGTTTACAAGAGGCGAGTTGGATTAAAACCGATCCGGACTTAGCTAAGGTATACTCACGGGTTAATTTGACAGAAACTCAGTTTAAACTGATCAAGACCTATCTATCTAATTATTTTAAACGCCCAATTCGGGTGAAAACTTATCTTGACTCCTCCATTATTGCCGGCTTCCGGATTAAAATTGCCGGCCGGATTATTGACGCAACAATCAACCGGCGTTTGGAAGAACTAAAAACTAAAGTGCTTTATGACTAA
- the atpE gene encoding ATP synthase F0 subunit C: protein MADIKTSSDIIVGATIAVGGLAPAIAIGLIVSKALEAIGRNPEASAKVQTVMILGVAFAEAIAIYSLVIALILKFV, encoded by the coding sequence ATGGCTGACATCAAAACCTCAAGTGACATCATTGTCGGTGCGACAATTGCTGTCGGTGGCTTAGCCCCGGCTATCGCCATTGGTTTAATAGTTTCTAAAGCTTTGGAGGCGATCGGCCGCAATCCGGAAGCTTCCGCCAAAGTGCAGACGGTCATGATTTTAGGCGTCGCTTTCGCTGAAGCCATCGCCATTTATTCTTTGGTTATCGCTCTGATTCTTAAATTTGTTTAA
- the atpC gene encoding ATP synthase F1 subunit epsilon translates to MALKKLHLEIITQEKRILNDEVDLILAPGYDGQIGILPGHIGLLTKLQAGELYIFKGPSMNMLAVSGGLLDVHDDQVSVMADSAVRAEEIDIAQVEAAKRKAEEALREKLSHEQFVLAESDLRKAVLELKVAQKRHHYRAPVQE, encoded by the coding sequence ATGGCCTTAAAAAAACTGCATCTGGAAATTATTACTCAGGAAAAAAGAATCTTAAATGATGAGGTTGATTTAATTCTTGCTCCCGGTTATGACGGCCAAATCGGCATTCTTCCCGGCCACATTGGTTTATTAACCAAACTTCAAGCCGGCGAACTATATATATTTAAAGGCCCGTCTATGAATATGTTAGCCGTCTCTGGCGGCCTGCTAGATGTTCATGATGACCAAGTCAGTGTCATGGCTGACTCCGCTGTCAGAGCGGAGGAGATTGATATTGCTCAGGTCGAAGCCGCTAAAAGAAAAGCCGAAGAAGCTTTAAGGGAAAAACTATCCCACGAACAGTTTGTTTTGGCCGAGTCCGACTTAAGAAAAGCGGTTTTAGAATTAAAAGTCGCTCAAAAACGTCATCACTACCGTGCCCCGGTTCAGGAATAA
- the atpF gene encoding F0F1 ATP synthase subunit B, with product MEIQWYQLLFQIINFGILIFILNKFLYKPVITIINQRNKKIEDSIKAAENNLKEKSKIAEIKKQAVEESEKEAVKIVEAAKKEAAKTGRQILDNARQEAETEVDKKLLLLTQKLADEEARITGHVTDLVVEAAAKVLKGSLNQREQREVIDNEIKKIAKLK from the coding sequence ATGGAAATACAATGGTATCAGTTGCTATTTCAGATAATTAATTTTGGCATCCTTATTTTTATTTTAAACAAATTTTTGTATAAACCGGTAATCACCATCATCAACCAGCGCAACAAAAAAATTGAGGATTCCATTAAAGCGGCGGAAAATAATTTAAAAGAGAAGTCCAAAATTGCCGAAATTAAGAAACAAGCGGTAGAAGAGTCGGAAAAAGAAGCCGTCAAAATTGTGGAAGCGGCTAAAAAAGAAGCCGCTAAAACCGGCCGGCAAATTCTTGACAATGCCCGGCAGGAGGCCGAAACCGAAGTTGATAAAAAACTGCTGTTGCTGACCCAAAAACTAGCCGATGAAGAGGCTCGGATTACCGGTCACGTTACCGATTTAGTAGTTGAAGCCGCCGCTAAAGTGCTTAAGGGTAGTTTAAATCAGCGGGAGCAGCGTGAAGTTATCGATAACGAAATCAAAAAAATTGCTAAACTGAAATGA
- the atpD gene encoding F0F1 ATP synthase subunit beta produces MKSIGYITQIISVVVDVHFAGRLPKIYHALEVKKTDGSQLVLEVQQQIGNDQVRTIAMGSTDGLSRNLEVIDTGKQISVPAGSKALGRLFNVLGETIDNGPKITDTVLTQIHKNPPKFTDIEPNPQMLETGIKVIDLICPFAKGGKVAAFGGAGVGKTVIIQELIRNIAEEHSGHSVFAGVGERTREGNDLYSEMKESGVLKNTVMIFGQMNEPPGARLRVALTALTFAEYFRDEKSEDVLLFIDNIFRFSQAGSEVSALLGRIPSAVGYQPTLASEMAALQERITSTKRGSITSFQAVYVPADDYTDPAPVTTFSHLDSSISLERSLSEQALYPAVDPLSSASKILTPQAVGEEHYRVARSVQKVLQRYKDLQDIIAILGIDELSDEDKLTVSRARKIQRFLTQPFFVAEQFSGIPGRYVKIDETIRGFKEILAGKYDSLPEQAFYMIGTIDEAVANAKKL; encoded by the coding sequence ATGAAATCGATCGGTTATATTACTCAGATAATTTCCGTTGTTGTTGATGTTCATTTTGCCGGCCGTTTGCCTAAAATTTACCACGCCCTGGAAGTTAAAAAAACCGATGGGAGTCAGTTAGTCTTGGAAGTTCAGCAGCAGATCGGCAATGATCAGGTTCGCACCATCGCCATGGGTTCCACTGATGGCTTAAGCCGCAACTTGGAGGTCATCGACACCGGTAAACAGATCAGTGTTCCGGCCGGTTCTAAAGCCCTTGGCCGGCTTTTTAATGTCTTGGGTGAAACCATCGATAACGGTCCGAAAATTACCGACACCGTCCTGACCCAGATTCATAAAAACCCACCCAAGTTCACTGATATTGAACCCAATCCCCAAATGCTGGAAACCGGAATTAAGGTAATTGATTTAATTTGTCCTTTTGCTAAGGGCGGCAAGGTGGCCGCTTTTGGCGGCGCCGGTGTTGGTAAAACCGTCATTATTCAGGAATTGATCAGAAACATTGCTGAAGAGCATTCCGGTCACTCTGTTTTTGCCGGCGTCGGCGAAAGAACCCGGGAAGGCAATGATTTGTATAGCGAAATGAAAGAATCAGGGGTATTAAAAAACACGGTGATGATTTTTGGTCAGATGAATGAACCACCCGGCGCCCGTTTACGCGTCGCTTTAACCGCTTTGACTTTTGCCGAATATTTCCGCGATGAAAAAAGTGAAGATGTCTTGTTATTTATTGACAATATCTTTCGTTTTTCCCAAGCCGGCAGCGAAGTTTCTGCTCTCTTAGGCCGGATTCCTTCCGCCGTCGGTTATCAGCCGACTTTAGCTTCGGAGATGGCCGCTCTGCAGGAAAGAATTACTTCCACCAAACGAGGCTCAATTACTTCCTTTCAGGCCGTTTACGTCCCCGCTGATGACTACACTGATCCGGCTCCGGTGACCACCTTTAGCCATCTTGATTCCAGTATTTCTCTTGAGCGGTCTTTATCTGAACAGGCCCTTTATCCGGCCGTCGACCCCTTATCTTCTGCTTCTAAAATTTTAACTCCCCAAGCCGTTGGCGAGGAACATTACCGGGTGGCCCGCAGCGTTCAAAAAGTCCTCCAGCGTTACAAAGACCTGCAGGATATTATTGCCATTCTGGGTATCGACGAACTTTCCGACGAAGATAAGCTAACCGTATCCCGGGCCAGAAAAATTCAGCGTTTTCTAACCCAGCCATTCTTTGTGGCCGAGCAGTTTTCCGGCATTCCCGGTCGTTATGTTAAGATTGACGAAACCATCCGCGGTTTTAAAGAAATTTTGGCAGGCAAGTACGACAGCCTGCCGGAACAGGCCTTTTACATGATTGGGACGATTGATGAAGCCGTGGCTAATGCCAAAAAACTTTAA
- the atpA gene encoding F0F1 ATP synthase subunit alpha, with the protein MTNNIQKIISQRIARFAPEVKSKSVGRILSLGDGVATISGLDEAMMSEILEFPQKTFGLVLNLERHYVGAIILGDYRHLREGDEVSTTGKVLQIPVGEALIGRIVNPLGVAIDGQSAPKTTAFNPLEKIASGVITREKVNQPVQTGIAAVDSMIPIGRGQRELIIGDRSTGKSAIALTTVINQKNKKLICIYVVIGQKAAFTAQLVDTLKKFNALDHTIIVAATAADSPALQYLAPYSGMAVAEYFCQKGQDALVVFDDLSKHAWAYRELSLLLRRPSGRDAYPGDIFYLHSRLLERSLKLNKTYGGGSITALPIIETQAGDVSGYIPTNIISITDGQIYLETDLFNSGIRPAINVGLSVSRVGGNAQVKAMRQVAGKLRMELSQFRELAAFAQFSSDLDPTTKAQLDRGSRITEILKQGWDDPMSVENQIMLIWAVTNGFLDKTPLEKVKSWQDEYLKYLSSTHPQIGKTVAQEKTLSDKLIKELTKITGRFNASHQDLVPLEESESDL; encoded by the coding sequence ATGACTAACAATATTCAAAAAATAATCAGCCAGCGGATTGCCCGATTTGCCCCGGAAGTTAAGTCTAAAAGCGTCGGCCGGATTTTAAGTTTGGGTGACGGTGTCGCCACTATTAGCGGTTTGGATGAAGCCATGATGTCCGAAATTCTGGAATTTCCTCAAAAGACTTTTGGTCTGGTTTTGAATTTGGAGCGCCATTATGTCGGAGCGATTATTTTAGGTGATTACCGCCATCTTCGGGAAGGTGATGAAGTATCCACTACCGGTAAAGTTTTACAGATTCCGGTTGGAGAAGCCCTGATTGGCCGGATCGTTAATCCTCTGGGTGTGGCTATCGATGGCCAATCGGCCCCTAAAACCACTGCTTTTAACCCGCTCGAAAAAATTGCCTCCGGTGTCATCACCCGGGAAAAAGTCAATCAACCGGTCCAAACCGGCATTGCCGCCGTAGACAGCATGATTCCTATCGGCCGCGGCCAGAGAGAATTGATTATCGGCGACCGTTCCACCGGTAAATCCGCCATCGCCCTGACTACCGTAATTAACCAGAAAAATAAAAAATTAATTTGTATTTATGTCGTGATCGGCCAAAAAGCCGCTTTTACCGCCCAGTTAGTAGATACCTTGAAAAAATTCAATGCCCTTGACCATACGATTATTGTGGCCGCCACTGCCGCCGATTCCCCGGCTCTGCAATATCTTGCCCCTTATTCAGGCATGGCTGTCGCTGAATATTTCTGTCAAAAAGGTCAGGATGCGCTGGTGGTTTTTGATGATCTGTCTAAGCACGCTTGGGCTTACCGGGAGCTATCCCTGCTTTTACGCCGTCCTTCCGGCCGGGATGCCTATCCCGGCGATATTTTCTATCTTCACTCCCGGCTGCTGGAACGCTCTTTAAAGTTAAACAAAACCTATGGCGGCGGTTCGATTACCGCCCTACCCATTATTGAAACTCAGGCCGGTGATGTTTCCGGTTATATCCCTACTAATATTATTTCCATTACTGACGGTCAAATTTATTTGGAAACTGATTTATTTAATTCCGGCATCCGCCCGGCTATTAATGTTGGTTTATCTGTCTCCCGTGTCGGCGGCAACGCTCAGGTTAAAGCCATGCGTCAGGTGGCCGGGAAGTTGAGGATGGAACTGTCTCAATTCCGGGAATTAGCCGCTTTTGCTCAATTTTCCTCCGATCTTGACCCAACCACTAAAGCCCAGTTAGATCGCGGCTCGCGCATTACCGAAATCTTAAAACAGGGCTGGGATGACCCGATGTCCGTGGAAAACCAGATTATGTTGATTTGGGCCGTCACCAATGGCTTTTTAGATAAAACTCCTCTGGAAAAAGTTAAATCATGGCAGGATGAATATCTAAAATATCTGTCTTCGACTCATCCGCAAATCGGTAAAACTGTCGCTCAGGAAAAAACCCTATCTGACAAACTAATCAAAGAGTTAACCAAAATTACCGGCAGGTTTAATGCCAGTCATCAAGACTTGGTTCCCCTTGAAGAAAGCGAGTCTGATCTATGA